A section of the Rubritalea squalenifaciens DSM 18772 genome encodes:
- a CDS encoding thiol-disulfide oxidoreductase DCC family protein: MNINEKIKLLEVYYDGGCGMCRRFMRWFREQEHAVEVVLLAYDSDEARERFPEIGDHEPSKLMVTRTDDGAVFRGAESWALCLWAIQKYRWIARRMASPVMLPLAQKICVLIAANRLKISKLLFGADDKKLAAEIEKLDAEECEDGSCHLEDEKE, from the coding sequence ATGAATATAAACGAGAAGATCAAGCTATTGGAGGTCTATTATGACGGCGGATGCGGTATGTGTCGTCGCTTCATGAGATGGTTTCGAGAGCAGGAACATGCCGTAGAAGTCGTGCTTTTGGCCTACGATAGCGATGAGGCCAGAGAGCGTTTTCCCGAGATTGGTGATCATGAACCGAGCAAGTTGATGGTCACCAGGACGGATGACGGGGCAGTTTTTCGTGGTGCCGAGAGCTGGGCTCTATGTCTCTGGGCGATCCAAAAATACCGCTGGATCGCTAGGCGAATGGCCAGCCCGGTCATGTTACCTCTGGCACAAAAAATCTGTGTCTTGATAGCGGCCAATCGCCTCAAAATTTCAAAGCTGCTGTTCGGTGCAGACGACAAAAAATTGGCTGCAGAAATTGAGAAATTGGATGCCGAAGAATGCGAGGATGGCAGCTGTCATCTTGAAGACGAAAAGGAGTAG
- a CDS encoding GbsR/MarR family transcriptional regulator codes for MNEEATFLEAKEEFIAQWGALGTSWGISRTMAQVHALLMVAPEAMSTDEVMEELQISRGNAHTNLKELVSWGLLRIVVKKGERKEFFEAEKDVWKMFTLVLKNRKRREIDPAVSLLKDCAEKTKSEDSVAGKEFHKQMKELEEFADFASNVSDKIGNLKYGPALKLAAKLLSF; via the coding sequence ATGAACGAGGAAGCTACATTCTTGGAAGCGAAGGAGGAGTTTATTGCCCAGTGGGGAGCGCTGGGAACAAGCTGGGGAATCAGCCGTACGATGGCCCAGGTGCATGCGCTCTTGATGGTGGCCCCTGAGGCGATGAGTACAGATGAGGTTATGGAGGAGTTGCAGATCAGCCGCGGGAACGCTCACACGAATCTTAAAGAGTTGGTTTCCTGGGGCCTGTTGCGCATCGTGGTGAAGAAGGGGGAGAGGAAAGAGTTTTTCGAGGCAGAGAAAGATGTGTGGAAAATGTTCACCCTCGTGCTGAAGAATCGCAAGCGTCGTGAGATCGATCCAGCAGTGTCGCTGCTCAAAGATTGTGCGGAGAAAACCAAGTCGGAGGATAGCGTGGCCGGTAAAGAGTTTCATAAGCAGATGAAGGAACTCGAGGAGTTCGCAGATTTCGCGAGCAACGTTAGTGATAAGATCGGTAATCTTAAATATGGTCCGGCTCTCAAGTTGGCGGCTAAGCTACTTAGTTTCTAG
- a CDS encoding class I SAM-dependent methyltransferase — protein MSITTKAVDFYFQQEEIPSPSGKTLIIQGEPGPWLDHLEDKSPTVLCYRADHDLKWKKRKLTPIQETSEKFDLIIHFGTKFANENLSHLGVYSQQLNEGGRWISVVPNRMGASRLRKDLEKLFPEVESSSKSKCRILDTSSAADAKLARKWASLAKPKTITGTELVTMPGIFSAEKLDTGSTLLAEILKKESWYGSGADMGAAYGYLSSVVLGTPRQKVREVLLYELDYRALECAKQNLSAYDCADYRWCDVTAGIAHERNFDWIIMNPPFHEAQDQSFELGKTFIREAARNLKPGGSLYLVANLHLPYEELIRDLFRSHRLLAEDKGFKCIHARA, from the coding sequence ATGTCGATCACCACTAAAGCCGTCGATTTCTACTTTCAGCAGGAAGAGATTCCTTCCCCCTCAGGCAAGACACTTATCATCCAGGGCGAACCCGGGCCATGGCTCGACCACCTGGAAGACAAGTCACCCACCGTGCTCTGCTACCGTGCCGATCACGACTTGAAATGGAAAAAGCGCAAGCTCACCCCTATCCAGGAAACATCCGAAAAATTCGATCTTATCATCCACTTCGGCACCAAGTTTGCGAACGAAAATCTCTCACATCTTGGCGTCTATTCCCAGCAGCTCAATGAGGGTGGCCGGTGGATTTCAGTCGTCCCAAATCGCATGGGCGCCTCCCGTCTGAGAAAAGACCTTGAGAAACTCTTTCCCGAAGTTGAATCCAGCAGCAAATCGAAATGCCGTATTCTAGACACCAGCTCGGCAGCCGATGCCAAACTAGCCCGCAAATGGGCTTCACTAGCAAAGCCCAAAACAATCACCGGAACCGAGCTGGTCACCATGCCCGGCATCTTCTCCGCAGAGAAGCTGGATACCGGCTCCACCCTGCTGGCTGAGATCCTAAAGAAGGAAAGCTGGTATGGCTCCGGTGCCGACATGGGGGCAGCCTACGGTTACTTGTCCAGTGTTGTGCTTGGCACCCCTCGACAGAAGGTTCGCGAAGTGCTCCTATACGAGCTCGACTACCGCGCCCTGGAATGCGCCAAACAAAATCTCTCTGCTTACGATTGCGCGGACTACCGATGGTGCGACGTCACTGCTGGGATAGCCCATGAAAGGAATTTCGACTGGATCATTATGAACCCACCCTTCCACGAGGCTCAGGACCAATCCTTCGAACTCGGCAAGACCTTCATCCGCGAAGCCGCCCGCAATCTCAAGCCAGGCGGCAGCCTTTACCTCGTGGCCAACCTCCACCTCCCCTACGAAGAACTGATCCGCGATCTCTTCCGCTCCCACCGCCTTTTGGCCGAAGACAAGGGATTTAAATGTATTCACGCCCGAGCCTAG
- a CDS encoding histone deacetylase family protein, translating into MCSHQVESQQSEVAKVPVVYSPDYKLSLFGLEKLHPFDIGKYDKIYEALENDGMLDAKRIHKPEKLDGAQLGLVHTEAYLDSLRDPRMVARYMEAPAIKMVPRMLLESKVVDPFILCSGGTLLAARLALKEGVAVNLGGGYHHAKPNSGEGFCIIADVPIAIRQLQLEGKIKKALIIDTDIHQGNGTIRCLWQDESTFCFSMHEAGIYPLPKEKGDLDVELRAGIKDQEYLEILQSHLAKLIQSSKPDIVFHVAGCDALLGDPLANGAMSVKGVRSRDQMIVEACRKHQVPYVMTLSGGYSKDAWRAQYLSVKAIMQKWM; encoded by the coding sequence ATGTGCAGCCATCAAGTTGAATCCCAGCAAAGTGAGGTAGCCAAAGTTCCTGTAGTCTATTCACCGGACTATAAACTGAGCCTATTCGGTCTAGAGAAATTGCATCCATTCGACATCGGGAAGTACGATAAAATCTATGAAGCTCTCGAGAACGACGGAATGCTGGATGCTAAGCGTATTCACAAGCCGGAGAAGTTGGATGGGGCCCAGTTGGGTCTGGTCCATACAGAGGCGTACTTGGATAGTTTGAGGGATCCCAGAATGGTAGCTAGGTATATGGAGGCGCCAGCCATCAAGATGGTTCCTAGGATGCTATTGGAATCAAAGGTTGTTGACCCGTTTATATTATGCTCTGGCGGTACGTTGCTGGCCGCTCGTCTCGCATTGAAAGAGGGTGTCGCTGTGAATTTAGGGGGAGGCTATCATCACGCCAAACCCAATAGTGGAGAGGGGTTTTGTATCATTGCCGATGTGCCTATTGCTATTCGCCAGTTACAGCTGGAGGGTAAGATTAAGAAGGCGCTGATTATTGATACCGACATCCATCAAGGTAACGGGACGATTCGTTGTCTGTGGCAGGATGAATCTACATTTTGTTTCTCTATGCATGAGGCGGGTATTTACCCACTGCCGAAAGAGAAGGGGGATTTGGACGTCGAGTTAAGGGCGGGGATAAAAGACCAGGAGTATCTAGAAATCCTGCAGTCTCATCTGGCTAAGCTCATTCAGAGCAGCAAGCCCGACATCGTCTTTCACGTGGCGGGCTGTGACGCGCTTTTGGGGGATCCATTGGCGAATGGGGCAATGAGTGTGAAAGGAGTTCGGTCCAGAGATCAAATGATCGTAGAAGCGTGTCGAAAACACCAGGTGCCCTACGTGATGACTTTGTCGGGCGGATATAGCAAGGACGCCTGGAGAGCACAGTATCTCTCGGTGAAGGCGATCATGCAGAAGTGGATGTGA
- a CDS encoding Fur family transcriptional regulator codes for MSSSIHDDLIKRCRETGLRRTKALDCLLEVLLENDSPMTLADLAEHPTLASQCDRATVFRLLQRLTVKGIVRRLGLHERAAYFTLLLPGRHQDFLICTECGKIEPISAPCPVHQLEKEIAENTGFSNLYHELEFFGTCPACA; via the coding sequence ATGTCCTCTTCCATCCACGACGATCTCATTAAGCGCTGCCGAGAAACCGGCCTGCGCCGTACGAAGGCTCTCGACTGCCTGCTTGAGGTACTACTGGAAAATGACAGCCCCATGACTCTGGCTGATCTCGCCGAGCACCCCACACTAGCTAGCCAGTGTGACCGTGCCACGGTGTTTCGCCTGTTGCAGAGACTTACCGTCAAGGGTATCGTCCGCCGTCTAGGTCTTCATGAGCGCGCCGCATACTTCACCTTGCTACTACCCGGCCGTCATCAGGATTTCCTGATCTGCACCGAGTGTGGCAAGATCGAACCAATCTCCGCCCCCTGTCCTGTCCACCAGCTCGAAAAAGAGATCGCCGAGAATACAGGCTTCAGCAATCTCTATCATGAGTTGGAGTTCTTCGGCACCTGCCCTGCCTGCGCCTGA
- the xerA gene encoding site-specific tyrosine recombinase/integron integrase produces MEELTDLFIEFQRVEKSASPRTLRNYSQALVAFERFFKEEEFPGWKNATPDHFRAYLYQMMQQDMARSTIRLHFSALRSFYKFLVHRHGLAKSPLTDVQLPKLERKLPVVLNQKQVIELLEAPLNAPLPKQAPPWLPLRDAAILELFYSTGMRLAELAALNVEDIGDEVIRVVGKGSKERIVPVGSYALAAVQKYRSAAGHHAGPLFISKLKKRLSTKSIGDLLKKYLADTSIPFHVTPHKLRHSFATHLLDNGADLRSVQELLGHSSLSTTQIYTHVSKQRLRESYDKAHPRAK; encoded by the coding sequence ATGGAAGAGCTCACCGACTTATTCATCGAATTTCAGCGCGTCGAGAAGTCGGCTTCCCCGCGAACCTTGCGCAATTATTCCCAGGCTCTCGTAGCCTTCGAGCGCTTCTTCAAAGAAGAAGAATTCCCAGGCTGGAAGAATGCCACTCCGGATCACTTCCGCGCCTACCTCTACCAGATGATGCAGCAGGACATGGCGCGCTCCACCATACGCCTGCATTTCTCAGCACTGCGCTCATTCTATAAATTCCTCGTCCACCGCCACGGCTTGGCAAAATCCCCACTCACCGATGTCCAGCTACCCAAGTTAGAGCGCAAGCTACCCGTGGTGCTCAACCAGAAACAGGTCATCGAGCTACTCGAAGCCCCCCTGAATGCCCCCTTGCCCAAGCAAGCCCCACCATGGCTCCCGTTGCGCGATGCCGCTATTCTGGAACTCTTCTACTCCACAGGCATGCGCCTGGCTGAGCTGGCAGCCCTGAACGTCGAGGATATCGGTGATGAAGTCATCCGCGTCGTTGGAAAGGGTTCCAAGGAGCGCATCGTCCCTGTCGGGTCTTACGCCCTAGCAGCGGTTCAAAAGTACCGCTCAGCCGCTGGCCATCATGCCGGCCCTCTGTTTATCTCCAAACTCAAGAAACGCCTCTCTACCAAGTCGATTGGCGATCTACTGAAAAAGTATCTGGCTGATACTTCCATTCCCTTCCACGTGACTCCACACAAGCTGCGCCACTCCTTTGCCACTCACTTGCTGGACAATGGTGCTGACCTACGCTCGGTGCAGGAGCTACTGGGTCACTCATCGCTCTCTACCACCCAGATCTACACTCACGTGAGCAAACAGCGCCTGAGGGAGTCCTATGACAAGGCTCACCCCAGGGCTAAGTGA
- a CDS encoding alpha/beta hydrolase-fold protein, with protein MYQRILTKFGLSSAFALSLGCLAFSTSGVEGRTWTNSEGKTIEADYISHSGDSVTLKLKGKEIQYPLEKLSQGDRDWLKEQEAKLEEDKKKRQEEVASLLGRRDRVSISHRLFEDTGDYFKESTRRTWLKEHEGGAFDSTGKEDDWLRRDPAKDQCLIYCPESYDGTEAYGLLLFINPMPNALIRKDWEPILSKYKLIAVSAYGVGNYADKDRKKINPHPYRVTLSLDAMATVEKQYKIDPKRRYVSGTSGGGHMAFTTAALYPELFKGAISSAAQSYLPSHFPGFEIKDFKRGERKDMKWIVVSGKKDYNYNKILETSKDWESNRLNYRFLDVPDMGHAPPAAGPLEESLQWIGL; from the coding sequence ATGTATCAACGCATTTTGACAAAATTTGGTCTATCCAGCGCGTTCGCATTGTCGCTTGGTTGTCTTGCCTTTTCGACATCCGGGGTGGAGGGTCGTACCTGGACGAATAGCGAGGGGAAAACTATCGAGGCTGACTACATTTCTCACTCTGGTGACAGTGTGACCCTGAAGCTGAAGGGGAAAGAGATTCAATATCCTCTGGAGAAGCTTTCTCAGGGAGACCGTGATTGGCTGAAGGAGCAAGAGGCCAAGCTGGAGGAAGACAAGAAGAAGCGACAAGAGGAGGTGGCTAGTTTGTTAGGTAGGCGAGACCGTGTATCTATTAGTCACAGACTCTTTGAAGATACTGGTGACTATTTTAAAGAAAGTACACGCAGGACCTGGCTCAAGGAGCATGAAGGGGGCGCTTTCGACTCCACGGGAAAGGAAGATGACTGGCTGAGACGCGATCCGGCAAAAGACCAATGCCTCATCTATTGTCCTGAAAGCTACGACGGGACTGAGGCCTATGGGCTGCTTCTGTTCATCAATCCCATGCCGAATGCCCTCATTCGAAAAGACTGGGAGCCTATTTTGAGCAAGTACAAACTTATTGCAGTCAGTGCCTACGGAGTAGGGAACTATGCGGACAAGGATCGTAAGAAGATCAATCCTCATCCCTATCGAGTGACCTTGTCTTTGGATGCGATGGCGACCGTGGAGAAGCAGTATAAAATTGATCCTAAAAGACGCTATGTCTCTGGCACATCAGGTGGTGGTCACATGGCATTTACCACAGCGGCTCTCTATCCTGAGCTTTTCAAAGGGGCAATTAGCAGCGCGGCACAGAGTTATCTGCCATCTCACTTCCCAGGCTTTGAAATCAAGGACTTCAAGCGTGGTGAGCGTAAGGACATGAAATGGATCGTGGTGTCAGGCAAGAAAGACTACAATTACAATAAGATCCTTGAAACGAGTAAGGACTGGGAGAGTAACCGCCTGAATTACCGTTTTTTGGATGTGCCTGATATGGGGCACGCTCCTCCGGCAGCAGGACCTCTTGAGGAGTCCTTGCAGTGGATTGGCCTCTGA